In one window of Oncorhynchus gorbuscha isolate QuinsamMale2020 ecotype Even-year linkage group LG23, OgorEven_v1.0, whole genome shotgun sequence DNA:
- the LOC124011628 gene encoding neurogenin-1-like: MCTAMETVYSDMDSSSCDYFMQDDEDSCSSMHASSPSSSIGKPASPASDSQGSCSTDLAQKKRRRGRARNEATVHVVKKNRRVKANDRERNRMHSLNDALETLRTVLPAFPDDSKLTKIETLRFAHNYIWALSETIRIADIEQRQNKSRADAPLLLPNLRVMDAPSPGSDACSWSSSASSSSSSPSYCTSSSSSPAAQNDYGCFQTDVRQYSYHNFVPGMSY, encoded by the coding sequence ATGTGCACCGCAATGGAGACCGTTTACTCTGACATGGACAGTTCGAGCTGCGACTACTTTATGCAAGATGACGAAGATTCGTGCAGCAGCATGCACGCttcctccccttcatcctccATCGGCAAGCCCGCCTCCCCGGCCAGCGACAGCCAGGGCTCGTGCTCTACGGATCTGGCACAGAAGAAGAGACGCAGAGGCAGAGCGAGGAACGAAGCCACCGTTCACGTGGTAAAGAAGAACCGGCGCGTAAAGGCAAATGACCGCGAGAGGAACAGAATGCACAGCCTGAATGACGCTTTGGAGACCCTCCGGACCGTTCTACCGGCGTTCCCCGATGACAGCAAACTCACCAAGATCGAAACTCTGCGCTTCGCTCACAATTACATCTGGGCACTCTCCGAGACCATACGCATCGCGGATATTGAACAGCGCCAGAACAAGTCACGGGCTGATGCGCCTCTCTTGCTTCCCAACTTGCGCGTGATGGACGCCCCGAGTCCGGGCAGCGATGCATGCTCCTGGAGCTCCAGcgcgtcctcctcttcctcctctccgtcTTATTGCACTTCAAGCTCCAGCAGCCCAGCTGCACAGAATGACTATGGGTGTTTCCAGACTGATGTTCGACAGTACAGCTACCACAACTTTGTACCAGGCATGTCCTACTAA